The genomic segment GCCTGCGGTTGGTTCTCTCGGGGCCTCAGCCTTCCTGCCTTCGGCTGAAAGGCAGCACCTCCTAAGCCCTGGGGGCTTCCCCGGCCAGCCGGCCCAGAACCGCCTGCCGCTGCCGCTTCCTCTATAAAGGGCCCCGGGGCGACAGCAGGTGAGCCTCTGCCACCCCATCTCCCCGCGCCCCTCGGTGGCTCTCCCCACGCCTCCCGCgcctcctgcctgggcctgggcctcggccTGGGCGGCTGGGCTTTGGTTTGTTCCTGTCTCTCACTGCAGGTCGGTGGGTCTCCCTGTCTGTCACACAGCCTGTGTCTGCCTCCGCCcgctctgctcccctcctccgcctctctgtctcccctgctcGCTCACCTCGGTTCCCGACTGCGTCTGGTCCCGTCGCTGCCTGTCACCCTGTCTCGCGGTGGCTGTCGCCCGGGGAGGAGGCCGGCTGGGCcgtgcgcccgccccgcccctcacgTCTCCCCCCTGCAGGTCTCCCATGCCACCACCTGGACACCTCTGCCTGCGGAGGGGGTGTGGCGCCCCTCTcctgctcctggggctgctgctggccctgccacCTGCGGCCCAGGTGAGACTGCAGGAGAAGGGGGTGCAGGGGTGGCCCAGCCGAACCTTgggccccagagcccccaacTCTGCTCTCCCCTAGGGGCTCCCCGATGTTGGCCTCTCAGCTGCGCAGACTGCCCATCAGCACCCCCAGAAGCACTTCGCACAAGGCACCCTCAAACCTGCCGCTCACCTTGTTGGTAAACACCCCCAGACACAACCCCTCGCCCTCCTGCTACCCCCTTCAGGGCCCAAACAGCTGTCTACTccacctcccgcagccccccgccccgcaaACCGGCTCCCactcctgtccccccacccacccccggaaCCTGGGCCGGCACCTGCTTCTTCAGGGACTGAGACCTCGGAGGCCGGGCCCGGACACCCCCTCTGGCTCTTCCTAGGCGACCCCGGCGCCCGGGACGCGCTGCGCTGGAGAGCGAGCTCCGACCGCGCCTTCCTCCGCCACGGCTTCTCGCTGCGCAACAActcgctgctggtgccggccagCGGCCTCTACTTCATCTACTCGCAGGTGGTCTTCGCCGGGCCGGGCTGctgccccgccgccgccccgctcCACCTGGCGCACGAGGTGCAGC from the Eptesicus fuscus isolate TK198812 chromosome 10, DD_ASM_mEF_20220401, whole genome shotgun sequence genome contains:
- the LTA gene encoding lymphotoxin-alpha, with amino-acid sequence MPPPGHLCLRRGCGAPLLLLGLLLALPPAAQGLPDVGLSAAQTAHQHPQKHFAQGTLKPAAHLVGDPGARDALRWRASSDRAFLRHGFSLRNNSLLVPASGLYFIYSQVVFAGPGCCPAAAPLHLAHEVQLSSAQYPAHVPLLSAQKSVRPGPQGPWVRSVYQGAVFLLTQGDQLSTSTDGIDHLLLGPSTVFFGAFAL